One stretch of Brachyhypopomus gauderio isolate BG-103 chromosome 10, BGAUD_0.2, whole genome shotgun sequence DNA includes these proteins:
- the tmem107l gene encoding transmembrane protein 107 like, producing the protein MLRMSSLVPARFLTLLAHLVTVMSVFWSRENNVRACLPLGYTVEEYNTEDTRLVVALSVTLGMFAVELAGFFSGASMFNNNQGLLSTACHVCGSVVLIFFLFEQWTCSIYWWIFGFCSVLPALYEIILLIAVFGLKRKPL; encoded by the exons ATGTTGAGGATGAGTAGCCTGGTTCCGGCCCGGTTCCTCACTCTTCTGGCACACCTGGTCACGGTCATGTCCGTGTTCTGGTCCCGG GAGAACAATGTTCGGGCGTGTTTGCCGCTGGGTTACACAGTTGAAGAATacaacacagaagacacacg GCTGGTGGTGGCATTGTCTGTAACTCTGGGTATGTTTGCAGTAGAACTTGCTGGATTCTTCTCTGGAGCATCCATGTTTAACAACAACCAAGGCCTTTTAT CTACAGCGTGCCATGTGTGTGGCTCGGTTGTTCTGATCTTCTTTCTGTTTGAGCAGTGGACCTGCAGCATCTACTGGTGGATCTTTGGCTTCTGCAG TGTACTACCTGCGCTCTATGAGATAATTCTGTTGATTGCTGTATTTGGACTAAAGAGGAAGCCACTATGA